From the genome of Podospora bellae-mahoneyi strain CBS 112042 chromosome 2, whole genome shotgun sequence:
CATGGACCTTCGACTTTTCGATATGCGTGGGATGAGAATGGTGAGGTGACACAGATGACAAGGTAAGCTTGACTTTTCTGTTCGCAGTCCAGTTTTCGGACGAAACCTGTCTAACACACACATGTCTCCAGAGTACGAGAGGACCAGCCATCCCCACTAGTCACACCACGACCTATCCCAGGTCGACAAATTATTCAATGGCCCTTCCAGAGCATCGTTACCGAGACGGAAATCGCCTCcccgacaacgacgacacacttccaccatcaccaccattaTCATCACAGACGGGCGACGACTGCTACGACTTGGCGACCATGGCTACAAAGGAGGAGAGATAGCGACGGGCACTCGATAGCGAGGAATTTGGTGCCAGATTACGTCGTCAACTACCTCCGAGGTGAAACACCAGAAACTGTGTCGAAGCGGAAGTATATCCACTATGGGGTGGGCAAAGAGGGGAAACGCCCACTGCCGGGGAGTTCGCATCGGCATCTCCAATCACGAGCGGCCGAGTTTGGAGGATTTTACGATTCGGAGTCTTcagaagggagagggagcggtgACTCTGGTGGTGATCAAGAGCGCCTGGGTTTCGGCAACGAGAAACGgcgaggaggtgatggcagGGCGTTGAGGAATACTCTTCTTGTGGGGTGGAGGGCCGGGGTGGCTTTTAACACGCTGGTCGGGTTTGTGATTTTGATTGTGGGGTTCATCTGTCTGATACTGGCGATATCGAAGGCTTCATtgcttggagggggtggtgggagactGGCGGTTTCCACGGGGAGTTGCGCGGCAGCTACGAGGATTGACTGGGGATTGCATGCCGTTGTTAACGTGTTTTGTGTGGTGTTATTGGCGGGGGCACATTATGTGTTTCAGGTGCTGAGCAGTCCGACGAGGGAAGAGGTCGATGAGGCTCATCAGAAATGGCAATGGTTGGATATCGGGGTGCCAAGCTTTCGAAATTTGAGGTTTATTGGGAGAGTGAGGGTGCTGCTGGCGGTTGTGGTTATGGGCGCGGCGGTTGTTACTCAGATAATGTGAGCTTTCCCGGAGACAacagagggagaagaagaggctaACAATCCACAGGTATAATGCGGTAATCTTCACTTCGCAAACAGCGCCTGACTTCAAGGCTGCTGTCGTTACGGATGCCTTCACTGGAGGCGCATCATTCAGCAACACTACGGAAAACAACAATGGCGGACTGAGCCGACTCGAAATTCTCAGTCTTCAGCGGCAAGCAAGCAGCGACGGCATGGCCAATTTGACGAGATCCGACTGCTTCATTCAACTCGACCGCACCCTCGAGTCCGACCTATCAGCCATTCTGCTTGTTTCCAACATCAACTCGCCTTCTCCGCTTCTCCAAACCGCTGCAGGACCCCGGACCTTGCCTTTCAGCTCGATCGTGTCCGACCAGTCCACAGTTCGTTACTGTCTCTCCGCTCCTCTTATTCAGCCAAAGACGTGCGAAGTCAACCTCAATGCCTCACTGCTGGGCGTTgtcgccctcctcaactccttTGCGCTGGTAGCAGGCGCCTTCATTCTCTTCAAGCACCACTCCCGCTTCTCGCCTCTATGCACCCTCGGTGATGCCATCAACTCCTTTCTCAGGGAGCCCGACACTGCCACCCAGCAGTCCGGCTCACTCCTGTCCAAGAAACAGGACGTCTTGACCGGCCGCTGGGGAGCGGGCATTAACGAACCAGCCAAATATTACATTCCTACCCACCATTACTGGATCAAATCCGTTTctttcaccaacctcaccacctttgTAGCGGTTTGGACGGTTATCGCCTCCTTGGTAATTGTTGCCCTGGCAATATCCGTTTGCCACGATCCAGAGCACCTCCTTACATCGTTTCCGTCAACTCTGCTCGGGGCGAAATCGCTGGTCATGTTTCCGGGGGGTATCCCACCTGCGGGCGCGGCTATCATTACTGCCCTCCCACAACTTGGGCTGGTACTTCTTTATCTCACGACGAACAGCATTCTTACGAGTTATCACTTATCCCACGAGTGCTCACTCTTCGCGGTCTCACCCCGCCCACTTAGACTTTCTTCGCCTTTTCCCCAGGGCCTTCAGACTAGCAGTTTATTTCTCACACTGCCGCGCCCGCTCTCGTGGCTGCTTATTTTTGGTTTTATCGCGCTGGgctttcttctctctcaatCATTCGTTTTGGTGTCGGTCACTACTGGTGACATGACCGCCAACGCTGTCGGCCTGAGCGGTGTCGGGCTATTGGCTCTGCTCTCGCTGTTGCTCATTCTATTGTTGTTAGTCttggggttagggttgcgAAAGGCCCCTCCTGCTGGTCTTCAGGGGTGGGAGCTGAAAGGGAACCCTATGGtgctggaaggggggagttgctcggctgttgttgctgctagGTGTCATTATCATCAGTTTTTTGTGCCGGGGGGGAATGGGACGAGGGATGGGACTACGATTagtgggggggagaggaggagggagcagagTATTTGGAAGCAGGAGTTGATTTGGGGGGTTATTAAGccgggggttgggatggaggttgggctttgtgggtttgggagaggggaggctcaggatggggtggggaggttaggggtggggaggtgttATGCTTGATCTTTGGActttttggtggagggtttATTTGCTTTGTTTTGGGGATGGAGTTTAAAGCGgccggttgctgctggtttTGGATTGGGATTATCTGGCCTAGAGCTGGGTAGTGGGATTGGGGTATGAAGACAAGAGCTGGAACTTGGACTTGCAGAAATGGAGGAATGAAAATGGACAGATACCCCGGAGGATTTCTGCTTATGAACAGAATTTTGACTAGTTGAACATAGCAAATAAGAATGAGAACTCCCAGAGTTACATATCATCTCTTTGTTTCACTACTTTTGCATCTTCGTATGTTGAGATGTTGTGAGTGTTATGCTATTTTCTAGTACATGCAGCAGCCCGCCGCTACAGACGGCTTATTCAGAATTGAACCAATCCCCTTT
Proteins encoded in this window:
- a CDS encoding hypothetical protein (EggNog:ENOG503NZ1S); its protein translation is MEITIPPRDHGPSTFRYAWDENGEVTQMTRVREDQPSPLVTPRPIPGRQIIQWPFQSIVTETEIASPTTTTHFHHHHHYHHRRATTATTWRPWLQRRRDSDGHSIARNLVPDYVVNYLRGETPETVSKRKYIHYGVGKEGKRPLPGSSHRHLQSRAAEFGGFYDSESSEGRGSGDSGGDQERLGFGNEKRRGGDGRALRNTLLVGWRAGVAFNTLVGFVILIVGFICLILAISKASLLGGGGGRLAVSTGSCAAATRIDWGLHAVVNVFCVVLLAGAHYVFQVLSSPTREEVDEAHQKWQWLDIGVPSFRNLRFIGRVRVLLAVVVMGAAVVTQIMYNAVIFTSQTAPDFKAAVVTDAFTGGASFSNTTENNNGGLSRLEILSLQRQASSDGMANLTRSDCFIQLDRTLESDLSAILLVSNINSPSPLLQTAAGPRTLPFSSIVSDQSTVRYCLSAPLIQPKTCEVNLNASLLGVVALLNSFALVAGAFILFKHHSRFSPLCTLGDAINSFLREPDTATQQSGSLLSKKQDVLTGRWGAGINEPAKYYIPTHHYWIKSVSFTNLTTFVAVWTVIASLVIVALAISVCHDPEHLLTSFPSTLLGAKSLVMFPGGIPPAGAAIITALPQLGLVLLYLTTNSILTSYHLSHECSLFAVSPRPLRLSSPFPQGLQTSSLFLTLPRPLSWLLIFGFIALGFLLSQSFVLVSVTTGDMTANAVGLSGVGLLALLSLLLILLLLVLGLGLRKAPPAGLQGWELKGNPMVLEGGSCSAVVAARCHYHQFFVPGGNGTRDGTTISGGERRREQSIWKQELIWGVIKPGVGMEVGLCGFGRGEAQDGVGRLGVGRCYA